The Roseimicrobium gellanilyticum sequence GAAACTGGAGCGCTACTGTGCCGCGGTCACCTGCATGGATGACGCCATTGGTGAGGTGCTGAAGAAGCTGAAGGAAACCGGCAAGGACAAGAATACGCTGGTTCTGTTCATGTCCGACAATGGTGGCAGTGGCAATGGGGGAAACGCTCCGCTGAAGGGCAGCAAGAGCACCATGTGGGAGGGCGGTCTGCGTGTGCCTTTCATTGCGTGGTGGCCCGGGCATCTGCCTGCGGGAAAGGTGACAGACGAATTTCTCACAGCGTTGGAGATCCTTCCGACTCTTCTTGAGGCCTCAGGCACGAAGGCACCGGACGGCGTGAAGCTCGACGGGTTCGACATGATGCCTGTATTGCGTGGGGTGGAAAAATCGCCGCGTGAGGCCATGTTCTGGCAGCGTCGCGGAGACAAGGCCGCACGGGTGGGCAACTGGAAATGGCTGGAGAGCGAAAAGGGTCGGGGATTGTATGATCTCAGCACCGATCTTGGAGAGAAGCACGATCTCTCCGCCGAGAAACCGGAGGTGCTGAAGAGGGTGCAGGAACGCTTCGCTGCCTGGCGCAGGGAGATGGATGAGAGCGAGCCTCGTGGACCGTTCCGTGACTTCTAGCGTGGAAGCCTGATCAACCCGCCTGTGGCTTCGCCGCGGCGTTGACGAGATGGCCGGTGAAGTTCCCGACGGGTTCATCTCCTTTCGGGAACAACCAGTCACTGATATCCGACACAGGCACTTCCACTTGGGAGCCCTGTTTTAGAGTAGGATGGTGAAATGGCTCGTTCATCAGGTGGCCATGCACATACTCCGGCTCGATGCCAAAAACCTCCAGCCACATGTGTTCCGTGTCCTCGCCGGTGGTGAAGGCGGCTTTTACGATGAAACGAGGATCGTTAGGGTCCCGTTCCTTGAAGGCTGCGACGAATTCGGGCCACCGTCGTTTCGCTTCCGCGATGGCTTCTTCCATGGTGGTGCTGTTTTTCACACCGATCACGGGCGCTTTCACTTCCTTCTTGAAGGCGCCGAGAGGATTCGGGCCGCAAAGTACGTTCTCCAGCTCCTCGCTCCACAGGTTGAAATACTGGTGCTGCGGGCAGAAGAGGGCGAGGGTGTCGTCATCGGCCAGCGCGGTGATAGCCTTGCCAATCATCTGATACGCCTGATCGCGCATCTGCGGAACCGTGGCATTTTCCATGAGGTCGATGGCCAGCCATGCTGAGTGTTCGCGGATGATATTGGCGAAGCGGAGGTTGGGCACCTTCCTGGCGAGATCCTCCACTTCGTTGAAGTACTGGTCTTCACGGTTGTGCACCATGAACATGGCCATGGCTGGTTTGAAAGTGAATACAAAGTAGACCGCATCACCTCCGGCCACGAAGCCATCGGACTCATCAGAGGCTTCGTCCTCCGGGTCTGCTTTTGCTTCGAGCTTGATGCTCCAGGCGTCGGAGAGTGCTTGCGCGAGGATTGCCGGCTCAAGATAGCGCTGGCTCGAGCGGAGATGCACCAGCGAGATGAGGGGCTTGTCATCACCATCGCTTGAAGGATGCGAGGCATCTCCGTCGCCAGCGTCAAAGAAACCCTCCTTGGGTCTCTTCCATACACCCCAGGCAATATAGGCCGATGCGATGGCGCCGAACAGGCGGCGTGTGGAAAAGCCGTTGTTCGACATCACATAGAGACTAAAAACGGCCGAGGCGGCCAGGAGAGCTGCTGCCAGCTTTTGTGCCCAAGTTTTCCACAGGCAAAGCCCAATAATCGCTGCTACGGCAAGGGCAACCAAGGCCATCGTCCATCCGCGTCCCGGAAGAGTGCTGGCGAGGCCAAATGCATAGGCCTTCAGGCCCAGCAGCAGCACTGCCAGATTCCGGTTTGAGAACAGCCAGTCGAGAGCTCGTTTCATGCGCGGGTTATGTCATGTCGACGTCAGGTGATGCAACGCTGAACTCGAGAATTTGCCTTTAGATCTATGAGGAGCCAGCTCGGAAGGTGTAGATGTCCGCTTCCTTCAGGAAGAACTCCAAACGCAACGTCTTTCCTTTGAGATCCTCCAGTGACTTTTCCCGCCATTTCAGCTCGTGCGCTGTGCTGTCACCTTTGAAGGTTTCACCATCATCAAATGCATAGCCCGGCAGCACCTTCCGCTTTTCGTCGGAGATCTGCACGCGCAGTTCACCCTTGCCGGCATTTGCGTTGACAATTAGAGGGCCGCCTGGCCAGCGAATGAGTTTGGTGCAAAGAACGCCACCTCCGGGTGGACCATGCATGGAGATGAAGCCCTCCTTGCGCAGCTTCGCCAGGCCGATGCCAGCGGTGCGATCCCGCAATTCATGGGGACCATCGCTGGCCGCATAGTAGATCCACCATTCGTCTCCCATCTCAATCCAGTCGGCGCTGCCGAAGACCATGCCGTCATCCCACGCGCCGTCCCTGCCGAGTTCGAGGAGTCTTGGACGGGTAGGGAAGCGCTGCCAGTGTTCGCCGTCACGAGTCCATGTGAGCTCAGTGACAATGTCCGTATTCAGCTTGAATGGCCAGAGGAAGCCCCAGGTGATGCCCGCGTGACGTTTTGCGGACATGCCGTAGAAGCGATTGAACCCACGCTCCATGTCGAGCTCGTCTGGCACGAGAATCATCTCTGGTGATCCGGTCCAAGTGCTCCACAGATCCTTCCCCCGGATGCTGGCAATTCGGCGGGACTCGCCATCGTGCAGCATGTCCGTGCGGCCGCCCACCAGGTAGCGATCCTTGGCGCGGCAGAACATGACATACTCACCCGCGGCATCGTCGTAGATGATGGAGTTCTGCGTGTCGCTATGCAGGGGGAGTACGAGCGAGTCGTTCTTTTCCTCCCAATGGATGCCATCCCGGGAACCCACCACGCGAATGCCACTCTGGTCACGGACACCGCCGGTACGATAGGTCATGATGAATCGGTGTCCGCGTCGGTCTCTTTCGGGTACCTGGATGACTTGCGGTCCACTGGCGCGTTTGCCGCCCCAGCCTTTCCATACGATGTTGTTGACCTTGGTGCCCTTCCACTCGTGCAATTCCAGTTCGGGACGGGTCCACCTCAGCCCGTCGCCGGATTCTGCATACGCGATGGCGTAGTCGTTTCCCTCTTCACCACTCTCACTGCGGACGTGGGTTTGGTACCACATTCTGAAGACGCCGCTTTCCGGATCGCGTGCCACAGTCACATAGCCGCCGTCGTCGGCGATCACAGGGTTGCCTTCATGTTTGGCGGGCGCATGAAAGGCACGGAGCACTTCCTCGCGCTTGGGTTTCAGGGACCAGCGGTTGTCCACGAGGTGGTCATCCAGGAAGAACTGCGGCGTGTGACCGATCTCCAGCGGCTCCACGCAAAGTGCCCGGTGCGTCAAAAGCAGGAGGGGCAGGGTCAGCAGCAGGGCAGGAATGATGCGTCCGAGGTGCATGTCACCATGACGAGGCATTGTTTATGCATCTCTCATTTCATTCCATGGGAAGATGTGATTAAGTTGGTCGTTACATCCCCACACGCATGGACCTCACGTACAGCCGACGTCTGTTTCTCCTTCTGTTGTTGCCAATGTTGGGATGGATTCCCGGTGCGCGGGGCGCCGACCGGCCCAACATCATCTTCATCCTCGCAGATGATCTGGCGCAGGGAGATCTCGGTTGTTATGGGCAGAAGCTGATCAAGACACCAAACCTGGATCGGCTGGCAGCGGAAGGCATGCGTTTCAACCAGGCCTACAGTGGCACGAGTGTGTGTGCACCTTCACGCAGCGCGCTGATGACGGGGCTGCACATGGGGCATTGCCCGATTCGTGCGAATCGTGAGATTGGCAAGGAGGGTCAGATGCCGCTGCCGCAGGGCACGGTGACTGTGGCCCAGATCTTGAAAGACGCAGGCTATGCGACTGCCTGCGTGGGCAAGTGGGGCATGGGCATGTTCAACACCAGCGGCAGCCCGCTGAAGGTGGGCTTTGAGCACTTCTTTGGGTACAACTGCCAGCGTCACGCGCACAGCTACTTCCCCACCTATCTGTACACAGACGATCAGAAGTTTGCGTTGGATGGGAAGACGTATGCGCAGGAAGTACTGGCGCGGGATGCGGAGCGCTGGGTGGCCTCTCAAAAGAGCCGGCCCTTCTTCCTCTACTACGCGGTCACGCTTCCCCACGGGAAGTATGAGATCGACAGCCTCGGGGAATACGCACAGCAGGAAAAGTGGACCAAGCAGCAGCAGACCTATGCCGCCATGGTCACGCGACTGGACAGTGATGTGGGACGCTTGATGACCACGCTCAAGGCGCTGAACATCGAGAACAAGACGCTGGTGATGTTCGCGGGTGACAATGGCTCTGCCTTCGCGCCAGAGTCCGAAATCGGGAAACACTTTGACCAAAGCATGGGAGGCAAGCTGCGAGGCAACAAGCGTTCCCTCTATGAAGGTGGACTCCGGCAGGCGGCGATCGCACGCTGGCCGGGTGTCATTCCTGCCGGAAAGGTGAGTGATGAGCCATGGGCTTTTTGGGATTTTCTGCCCACAGCAGCGGAACTGGCCGGCGCCGAGCTTCCTCAAGGGTACAAGACCGATGGCAATTCCCTGGTCTCGATGCTGAAAGGTGGTGAGGCTCCGCACCGGGAGTATTTCTATTGGGAACTGCACGAGGGACCCACGATTCAGGCGTTGCGCTTCGACAACTGGAAAGCCGTGCGCGGTGGGCCCTCCAAGGCAATCGAACTCTATGATCTCAGCACGGATGAAAAGGAATCCAAGGACCTGGCGAAGGAAAAGCCGGATGTGGTGACGCAAGCCCAGGGCATGATGAGCGCTGCGCGGGTGGACTCGGCCGAGTTTCCCTTGAAGGACACGAAGGGAAAGAAGAAGTGAGATTCCACAACAAGAGCGGGACCCCGGTGGCATCGTGACGCGATGCGTTGACACGCAATGCCGGGCTGCTTAGTTCGTGGAATGTCATCGTTGCTGGTCGTCAGCCATCCCGGCCATGAATTGAGGTTGCACCATTGGCTGGAGGTGGAGAGGCCGGAGGTATTTGTACTGACCGATGGCTCGGGCTCTACGATGCGGAGCCGCATGGCATCAACGCGTCGTTTGATTGAGGGCGCGGGCTCCACGCTGGCGCTACAATCGGGAGAGCGAACCGATGCCGAAATGTACACAGCTTTGCGGACACAGGACCGGGCGTTCTTCAGAGCAATTTTTGATGCCATCAGCAACTTGATGGCGAGGGCAGATGTGGACACGGTGGTCTGCGATGCGGTCGAGGGGTACAACACCTCTCATGATCTCTGCTTTCAGTTGGTGCTGTCTGCGGTGCGCGCGCAGAGGCGCCCCATCTTGGTGCGGGACTTTCTGCTGGTTGGCCGGCCTGATACGATCCCGACAGGAGAGTGCACCGTGCATCGGCTGGACGAACAGGCGCTGCAGCGGAAGCTGGACGCTGCCAGTCACTATCCTGAACTCGCGGCGGAAATTCAGTCTGCCGTGGAGATCTTTGGCCGGGAGGCATTCGCCACGGAAGTGTTGCGCCATGTGGGCAACCCTTCAGTTCCCATTCCTCCGCCTTCCCTGCCGCCTTACTACGAGACTTATGGGGAGAAGCGTGTGCGTGAAGGTGTGTACAGCATGGTGATTCGCCACGAGATTCACGTGGGCCCGATGTCAGAGGAAATCTGGAAATGGGCAGACGGTGTGTGACGGTGCTCATTGCCGTCACTCCTGAGAAAATGACACCGATCGCACTCGGAAATTGTCCCGTATTTGTTGCATCGGTTGCTTGAATGAAGGCGGTATCTTTTCAGAATGTTCCATGCATTCATTCTTTAGGAAGAAAACAGAGCCGCAGACCTTGGAGGGGAAAGCAAAGTACTGCGCAAACTTGGAGTCGAAACCAGGTGACGCTGTATGACGGGCCGAAGTGCGATGAGGAAAAAAATTGAAATGGAAGGGCGGGCATGCGCATTCACATCCTGAGCGATCTCCATCAGGAATTTGGAGAAGTCGATGTGCCTGAGGTGTCGTGTGACTTGGTCATCCTCGCAGGCGATGTGTCCACCAAGCTGAATGGACTGACGTGGATCCGGAAACGGTTCCCCTCCATGCCTGTGATCTATCTCTGTGGGAACCATGAGTTCTATGGGGAGAAGCTTCCGCGTGTGACGGAAAAGCTGAGGCTGGAGTGTGAGGGCACGAATGTGCACTATCTCGAGAATGATGCCGTGGAGCTGGGAGGGTACTGGTTCTATGGCTGCACGTTGTGGACAGACCTGGCCTTGCACGGTGACTGGCATGTGGGTGCCGGTGAGGCCGGGGAGTTGATGAATGACTACAAGCGCGTGAGGAACTCTGAAAAGAGCTACCGTCATCTCACACCTCAGGATACCCGGGCTCTGCATCTGCATTCCGTTGAAGCCATGGGGGAGTTTTTGGAGGGCCACGATCCATCCAGGACAGTCGTCGTGACACACCATGCGCCGTCCATGTGCTCATTGCCGGAGCACCGGAGGTCGAAGTTGTTGAGCTGTGCTTACGCCTCCCATCTCGACGACTTCATCTTGAAACATGAGCCCCTGCTGTGGATTCACGGGCACATTCATCACAGCTGCGACTATCATATTGGGCAGACAAGGGTGGTGGCCAATCCGAGAGCCTACCCTGATGGCCCCAATGTCTGGTTCAACCCAGCACTGGTGATGGACTTGGAGATGTTGAAGGCGGAGCGTGCCAGGGCGCGGGGGTGAGCATGTGTGCGGCAGGCGGTTGCACCCCTTCGTGCTGAAGCACAGCACTTGACGAACGCCGGGAGCCGTGGACAGGAGTTGTGTTTTCACACGCAGTTCGCCCCTCCTCCCGCCCCGAATGACCTCCCAGGCCACGGTCCTCATTGTCGATGACGAGAAGCATACCCGTGAAGGGTTGCGCCTCTCGCTCGAGGAGGAGTTTGACGTCTATGTGGCAGGCAGCACCACCGAGGCGCTGGAGATTCTCAAAGGCGATCCGATGGACGTGATGCTCACCGACCTGCGGCTGGGTGGTGAGAGCGGCATGGATTTGATCGAGAAGGCGCTCAAGCTCCCGCACCCACCCATCTGCATCATGATGACCGCCTATGGGTCGGTAGATACGGCGGTGGAGGCCATGAAGCGTGGGGCCTACGACTTTGTCACCAAGCCCCTCAATCTGGATGAGGTGGAAATTCTCATCAAACGGGCGCTGAAAAGCCGCACGCTCGAGCGTGAGAACGTCGAGCTCAAAAAGCAGGTGGAGCGGAAGTACTCCATCGAGGGCATCCTGGGGCAGAGCGAGGTGATGAAGCCGGTGTTCGAAATCATCGAACAGGTGGCACCCACGCGCGCAACGGTGTTGATCGAAGGCGAAAGTGGCACGGGGAAGGAACTGGTGGCGCGAGCGCTCCATCACCTCAGCGGCAGGCCGAAGGCGAAGCTGGTCACGGTGCATTGCGCGGCGCTGGCTCCGAATGTCCTGGAGAGCGAGCTCTTCGGCCACGAGAAGGGGTCCTTCACCGGGGCCATGGATCGCCGCATCGGGCGTTTCGAGCTCGCTGATGGCGGCACCTTGTTTCTGGATGAGATCGGCGAGATCGATGCCAACGTGCAGGTGAAGCTGCTCCGTGCACTGGGCGAGCAGACCATCGAACGTGTCGGCGGCAGCAAACCCATCAAAGTGGACGTCCGGGTCATCGCCGCCACGAACAAGGACCTGGCGGCGCTGGTGCAGGAGGGGAAGTTCCGCGAGGACCTCTTCTGGCGCCTTCGCGTCGTGCAGATTGACCTGCCACCACTGAGGGCCCGCAAAGGCGACATCCCCATCCTGGCAGAGTCATTTTTGAAGGAACTCGCCGCTCTCAACGGGAAACCCTACAAGCCGCTGAGTGAAGATGCGCTACAGGCGCTGCTGGCCTATGACTGGCCGGGAAATGTCCGCGAGTTGCGCACGGCCTTGGAGCACGGCGTGGTCATGTGCAATACTCCACGCGTTGGCCTGCGGCATCTGCCCCAGTACATCCTGTCCGGTGGGTCAATCCTGCCCGGCGCTTCTTCTGGTAAAGGCGTGGATGCGAACACTGTTGGTGGTGGCGCCACGGGGTCGGGAGTGTTTCGCCCAGGCGATGACCTGAACCTTGAGAAGATGGAACGTGCCATGATTGAAGCGGCGCTGCAGCGCACGGGTGACAATCGCACCGAGGCGGCGGAGTTGCTGGGGCTGAGCCGCCGCACCCTCCAGCGCAAGCTGCAGGAGATGGGGCGCGTGAAGCGCATCCGCAGACGTGGAGCGACAGAAGAATCTTCTGAAGACAGCTCAGACGACTGAGGCTTGGAACCAGTGGTGCTTGTGGAGGATTGAGCAGGACTCGCTCTTGATGGAATATAGGAGGTCGCTGGTGGGAATAGCCTCCATCCAACCCATGCCCGGCTCGTCATGAAATCGTCTGCTCTATTCCAGTCCTTAAGCGGTCATCCAAGATGGCGCCATCGATCAAGAAGCTTGTGGCTGATTCTGATTGGGGTACTCCTCACGAGTTCGGCGCCCTGGATTCACGCAGGGGGGCTGCCCGCGTTTGAATCTGACCAAGAGGCGCATCTCTGGCTCAAAGAGAACAGCCCGTACTACAGCCTCATGGCGGAGGAGGTGGAGAAGCGTGGCGACATCAGCTTCGATGTTCTGGAAAATCAGAAGGGGGGGATGGTGGAAAGTGGGACCGGTCAGGGCCCGGGACGCATCTTGCTCGCGAAGGAATTGAAAGGCGCGGCGCGGTTGAGCATTCACATCTTCGAACTGACGAATGCCTACCAGAAGCGGCTGCATGATGAGGTCGACGAGAAGGTCCGCAGCGGCGCGATCGAGACACCTGCTGAGTTTGGCCTGCTGCATGAGCTCATCGAGTACGACGGGTTGCGCTATCATCGATTTGTATTGGCGGAACTGAATGCTGTGTTGGATGGCGGCATTCCGCGTGAGATGCTCACGTGGATCAATCCCAAGCTCACGGACCTCTCAAGTTACGAACTGCCGCTGGCCTTTGAGTATGCGAAGGCACAGGCCAGGAGCGGGCACACGGCGCACTATCATGAGTGGTTCTGGAGGCAAAAGCCCGCGGCGCCTGCGCGTTGACGTGGTGGGGCGGCTGGCATTACAGCATCGGCATGTCCACACCACAGGTTCTCTCCACTGCACGCACCCACTTGCGCCCGTTTGAGCTCACGGATGCGGATGCGGCCTTCGCGTGGTTCAGTGATCCGGAGGTGATGCGTTATATTCCCTCTCCTCCGGATGCCACGGTGCACCAGACGGAAGAGCGGATCGGCCGCTACATGGAGCACGGTCGCAACCATGGCTTCAGCAAGTGGATTGTCCTGGATGAGAAGACGGGAGCCCCCATTGGCGACGCAGGCTTCTATACCATTCCTGGCAGCAATCGGGTCGAGTTGGGCTACCGGCTTGCGAGGAAGGAGTGGGGGAAGGGCCTGGCCACTGAGATTGCGGCGCGTTGGCTGGAGGTGGCAGATGAGTGGTATGGCTTCCGCGAGCTGTTCGCCTTTGCGCATCCGGAGAACAAGCCATCCCTGCATGTGATGGAGAAGCTGGGATTTCGTTACTCGCACACGGAGAAAATCTATGGCATGGATGCGCCCCTGTACCGGCTGCTCCTGGCTCCTGCTGCGGGAGAGACAGCTCCGCGCTCTGCCTCCTCCATTTCACCTGCCATGTCCACCACGCTTCAAGCATTGCACATTCCCGAAGGCTCGGGCGCAAACTTCAACCTCCTGGGCCTTTCCACCACCATCAAGGTGACCGCCGCGCAGAGTGGCGGCGCCTATGTGCTCTATGAGCAGATTGTGCTGCCCGGCATGGGCGTGCCGCCGCACGTGCACACTCGGGAAGATGAAGTCTTCTTTGTGCTGGACGGTGAGGTGGAGTTTCTCGCGGGAGACCAGTCTGTGATCGCCAAGGCAGGGGACGTCCTGCATGCGCCCCGCGGAGTGCCACATGCTTACAAGGGCGTGGGAGAGGTGCCGGCCAAGATTCGGTTCCTTGTCTCACCCGGTGAGATAGAGGGCATGTTTGCGCAGCTTGCTTCGTGGCCCTCAGATGTACCTCCGGATCTGGCCAAGCTGGGCGACCTGTGCGCGAAATTCGGCATCAGCTTTGTGTAAATTCCCGCGTCTCTCGGGTGCTTTTTTAACCTGTCACGGTGGCGTTCCAAAGCGTTTTCACGGCTTGAGCCGCCGCGAGTACGTGGTGCACTCGAAACACGTGTGCACCACGACGAATGCCGGCGGCAACGCAGGCCACGGTGCCCGCATCGCGATCAAGTGGGTCCGGTAATGCAAGCACGTCACCGATGACCGTCTTCCGCGAAACGGGGAGCAGAATGGGCCGCTCGAAGTGGTGCAGCGCGGGAAGCTCGCGGTAGATGCGCAGATTGTCATCGCGTTGTTTGGCGAAGTCGATGCCGGGATCCAGCAGGAGATGGTCCTGGGAAAGCCCGGCCCCCAGCGCGAGCTGGATTTTTTCGGCGAAGAAGGTGTCCAGAGTGGTCATCACCTCCGGATACACCACATGGGTGTGGGGCACCTTTGGTTCGCCTATCGAGTGCATGATGAGCAGCGCAGTGTCATGCTTCGCGCAGAGTTCCGCATTGCGTGCGGTGGGCAGTGCGGAGATATCGTTGAGGAGATCTCCTCCTTCCGGCAGTACCTGGGCCACCACCTCGCTGCGCCAGGTATTGATGGAAAGAATCGGAGGCCAGCACTGTTCCGCATCCCATGGAGGCGTGGGCATGGAGTCCAGCAATGCAGGCCATGCGCGGATGAAAGGGATCAGCCTTGCCACTTCTTCATCAATGGAGATGGGGCCGCGGTTGGTGCGCGCACTTTCCGCGCCGATATCGATGATGTCCGCCCCTTCACGCAGCATGCGCTCAGCCTGGGCCAGCGCTGTGCTGACCTCCAGCGAGCCATCCCGGCAAAAAGAATCGTCGTTGATGTTGACGATGCCCATCACCAGCGGCCTGCGTGGGAAAAGCAGGCTCCGGTGGCGTAAGGCCAGACGCATGGGGTGGTGGCTTGGGAACACGCGAAGTCAGCGAATGGCCTGCAATTGCCCGGCGAATTTCACAAAGGCCGTCGCTTGGGAGCGCAAACGATCTACAATGGATGCATCGGTGAGGTTCCCGTCATCAGACAACAAGCCGGAGACATGGGGCAAAAAGACGCGCTCGGGGCAGATGTACGCATTCCGATAGCCGAAGATGGCCTGGAGCTGCTCCACAGGGCGCAACGCACCCCACATGCCGCCGGCCAGCCCCGTGAAGACCACCGGCCGGTGCTCGAAGGACTCCGGGAACTTCAGCATGTCGATGAAATATTTCAGGATGCCTGGCACGCCCCCGTTGTATTCAGGGGTCACGATGTGCACGCCGTCACTCTGCAGGATGGTTTCGCTGAAGCGGCCAAAGGAATCCGGCTTTTTCGCATAGGACTGTGGCAGGAAGATGTCCTGTGGCAGGTCTGCCAAGTCGAGGATTTCCACTGGATGACCCAGATCCTGGTAGAGGTCGGCGATGATGGAGACGATCTTCCGCGTGTTGCTGCCGGGGCGATTCGTACCGGAGAGGAGGGTGAGCTTCATGAAATCGGAGCAGGGAGGCCGGGGTATGACGGTGTTCAGGTCTTAGTCGAGCGGAGCCAGGGTACGGCGTCTTTTTTCAAATCGGGCACTGTGGGTGTAGCCGACGTCCTGGGCCAGTTGGACGGCCTGTGCAAAGTCCGCGCCGACCTCTCCGGGGGCATGGGCGTCCGAGTTAATGAGCAGCGGGACCCCGGCGGAATGCGCCAGCACCAGAAACTCGCGGGCGGGGTACATCTCCCGCACGTCCTTGCGGAGGCCCGCCGTATTGATTTCGAACGCGGTGTCTGTGTCTACAAGTGCTTGAATCACAGGCTCATAGAATCGACGTAAGTCGCCGGAGGCGCGGAAGCCGAACTTTTTGGGCAAGTCCGGGTGGCCCATGAAGTCGAAGAGCCGGGAGCGGATGGCCTTTTCATAGAGGTGGAAATAGAGGGCCCAGATCTCGTCGACACTGCCCTCCGTGAAGCGGGAGATGTATTTCGGATTATCCACGTCCCAGCCCGGCGCGATGTAGTGGACACTCCCGATGAGGTAGTCGAAATCGGCTGCTTTGGAGAGCTCCTCCACCCAAGCTTCCCCGCCTTGAAGGTAGTCCACCTCCAGCCCCAGGCGAATGGGCAGGGAGGGGTGGGCAGCGCGGGCTTCGTCCACCATTTCAAGGTATTTCGGGAACTCCTCCCACGCCATGCGCCAGTCGTCGAAGTAGGTTTGCATGGGGCTGTGGTCCGACAGGCCCAACTCCGGCAGACCGAGATCCACGGCGCGAGCCGCATATTCGCGAGGATGACCCTCGGCGTGCTTGCAGAGGGGAGTATGGGTGTGATAGTCCGGCGGCATCGCAGGGACATAGCACGGAGTTTAAAAAAATCTTGCTGGTGGAAATGCCAATTGCTTAATTGAAAGGAATTATGAAAAAAGGCCTCCTGAGTTTTTCAGCTTTTTTGTTTGCCCTTGTGGCAGTTCCCCAAGCCCAGGCGTGGGTGGGTGGTCCCTTTGACAGCGGTGACTACAACATCCTCCATGAGCGTGAGGGTGTGTATCAGGCAACCATGACCTACAAGAACGGTTCAGGTTTCTGCCAGTTCTCCCAGGACAACGCCCTTGGCGCCCAGTCTACCGCTGCCGGCTCCCCAGGACTCAGCGTGTTCAGCTTGGAAAACCGCTCCCTGCTCTATTACAAGGGCATCACCTATGCCGGCGTCGCCACTGGCGTAGTGGACTTTGAATCCCGTAAGGTCCACGGTTTCACCAACGGAAGCACAACGGTACAGACGACCATCACCGGTGGTACTGGCGGTGGCTCGGCCTCGGATTATGTCGTGGTGAACGGCAATGAGCCCGATCCCGGATTCGGCTTCTCGAACTCGCAGTTCACGGCCAAGATCACCCGGATGGCACCCCTCCTTCGCTTCCAGGGCAAGGGTGAGGCTTCCTTCTTCATCGATCCTCAGGTTGAAGACCTTCGTGACGTGGTCACCACCGCCATTGGCACCATCGACTTCGATGCCTTTGTCGATCCTTTGACTGATAGCTTCAACACGGCGGCTCTGGCCGACATCATTCACGCGGCCATCGATCTTTACAAGGAAATCGACGACGCCAGCAGCCCTGCGAACAACATCGAATTCGTCAAGACCAAGGTCTTTGGTTCACGTCGCTATTTCTAGGCTGATCCTTTGACGAACGCACTTCAACGGGGCATCGTTTCCTAAACGATGCCCCTCTTTTTTGGATGAAGATCCCCGCCCTCCGCTCTGCCCCCC is a genomic window containing:
- a CDS encoding NADPH-dependent FMN reductase, with the protein product MKLTLLSGTNRPGSNTRKIVSIIADLYQDLGHPVEILDLADLPQDIFLPQSYAKKPDSFGRFSETILQSDGVHIVTPEYNGGVPGILKYFIDMLKFPESFEHRPVVFTGLAGGMWGALRPVEQLQAIFGYRNAYICPERVFLPHVSGLLSDDGNLTDASIVDRLRSQATAFVKFAGQLQAIR
- a CDS encoding histidinol-phosphatase HisJ family protein, which produces MPPDYHTHTPLCKHAEGHPREYAARAVDLGLPELGLSDHSPMQTYFDDWRMAWEEFPKYLEMVDEARAAHPSLPIRLGLEVDYLQGGEAWVEELSKAADFDYLIGSVHYIAPGWDVDNPKYISRFTEGSVDEIWALYFHLYEKAIRSRLFDFMGHPDLPKKFGFRASGDLRRFYEPVIQALVDTDTAFEINTAGLRKDVREMYPAREFLVLAHSAGVPLLINSDAHAPGEVGADFAQAVQLAQDVGYTHSARFEKRRRTLAPLD